The genomic DNA CTCACCTTCTGgtacttgaaggaaaaaaagatcatTCATAATGCACCACAGTAAATAGACTTCATATTTCCCAATAGGAGAATTTTCCAAAAGATTTCCAGTGCTTCCCAATAGATGCACCAATAGATGCTGATTTCCAGAATTTGCTCCATGAAAAAAGATGGGATTGTGGGATATGTCCAAATAAGTGAATCATCCCAGTTTTCTCTCCAGATCAATGCATCTTGTTCAAATTGTATCCCGTGAATGTTTTATGCAGTTTCATACGCTGATTACAGGACAGAAGctcaaaataattacatgaaaaacAATTAGATCTCCAAAATTTATATGCTTCTATTTTCCCAAAGGAATATTGAGTCGGGGTTGTGATGTCCATTGCCAGCAAAGGTTATTCCTTCAGACAAAGGCAGTGATAATGTTTGTTTGGAACTTacctttggggagagagagagttgcaGATTTACCTTGTTCCACACAGAGCATTCCAAGTAGTAAAATCAGCCTATTCTTGCTCAGAGGCATTTTGAGACTCAGagtttttccttgaaaatttagAGAGATGAAAGAGCACCAAATAGAAAGCCTGTAAGACCAGCAATAAACCAGCttaaaagaaagttatttatTAACCAAGACTTGAGTCATTCAACCATGTCCATACAATGTTTCTAAATGTGGTTTCTTGCAAAGATCTTCTCAAGATGTGGGGAGTCGACCACAGAAGCATAGTCTTGATCCAGCAATATTACATGGATCCATTACACCCACATCAATATGTTGCTTCCCCCGGAGTTTATTGGCTAGCCAAGTGGTTGGTGTCTAAGGTTTCATATGCAAACATTACTTGCTCCTTAGTATATAGGTTACCACTTTCTACAAGAGGATTGAATATCAAAGTTGTCCTTATTTGCAAGGCTATACTACATGCTTGCAAACAACCCGTCAGAATAtgctaaaacatttttctttctcttattttccaattGTAAATGGGCGGTTATAGCTATGTgttagagaaggagaggggaggagaggaaagataATTTGATAGCACACTCAGGAACGAAGTCAAGCTACCAGACAGTCATTTGGGATACTGTCGATTGGGGCATTTGTGAATCTACATTTTCTCACCGTGTTTTATATTTGTAGAAGGAAAACACTAAATCGCTTTCACTTCTACACCTGGTAGACGATGTGGCACAGGAAAGTGGCTCTGATTATACACAAGTCTTCCTCTTCCTTGACTGAGTTCTTGGCACATGGTCAGTGTGTGAGAAACCCTTGTGGATCGGCCAGTGCCATGTGTGCCCACACGGGAATAGGAGATTTTTTCTGTCAGCTTTTACAAATTAACTGCCCCAAAGAGCAAATGCCAAATCAGAAGGCTTTAACGTCCTTGTGACAAGTTTTGCCCTTGTACCACACAATTCTATAAAACTACATCACGTGCaaataatataaatgcaaaatgaagGACACTCAAACCCCCAACTGAGACATTTCCACAAATACGTTAATCCTGAAGCTGGAAAATTTTGGCTGTTGGTATGGGGATTGGTATCAACAATAAGAAGTAGTCAACCCATGTCTAAAGTATAATCaaaatctcaatcttttttttttttttttgtacaagtGATCTTTCAGGTCCTGTTATATTTTGTCAATCACTTTCCAGACCAATTTAATTTGACTAGGAATATGGCCTTCCTGActttaaatcattatattttgTCTACTTATTGTGTGATACTAGTGTAAAAAATTGCAGGAAGACTTAGCCTCGGATTTGCCTGGGATGTGCCAGGGATGTGCCTGGGCGGACAGGCCTCAAGTAGGCACGGAGTCCCCATTAAACCATAGAGCGTTTGAGCTTTCAAACTAATGTCAGTTTCTAGTACCagagaataaagaaattgaaaatgaaaaatgaaatgaaaatgaaaatgaaaaaagaaatccaaaatgaaaaatgatgagATTTCCCTTGCCATGTGAGAGTCGGGTATTTTTGTTGACTGCCACACAGAAATGTGATGGGATCCTGCGTGTTCCTGCAGTTCAGAGGAAGACATTCCCTTTAAGCTCTTGTATCAACACATATCATAATTACCAGTGTTATCAACACAGTCTTTCCCAACATGAAGCTGGTCATTAAAAGTTTGGTAATCTAATCTCTTGAGAGTGTAAACTGTGACTCCTTGCTGTTAAAATCGTTAGGGAGATTGTATCAGGTTCTGGAACACTAAATTTCCATAAGGCCGGGTCCCCAAGCCTCCCAGAGTTCCAAGGATTATAATAACTCTACATTGTAGCTGCTTGCAGAAAGGGATATATTGAAGTGTTGCTGCTTGACATGGTAGTATAAAGTCAATTTTTCATCCACCAAACTGTTAAATCTTTTGGAGATAAAAATGTCTCTCTTGGGAATTCTGGGGAAAAATCTGTACCAAATATGGGTTTGGGGTTCAAAATACTGTCTTTATACTGTCAATATACTGTCTTACActgtcttcctcctctgtaaaccTTCAATTTGAGAAAATGGCATCACAATTTATCCTGAACCAGTGATATAGAAGCAAGTGacagaaataaagagcaaaactTATTTGGGAGGACATACTTTTAACCCAGGCTAGACAAGAGTAATGCAGAcaaaaccccactaaaaaaagatgtgttcaaaatttgaaattataaaagaacaaaCCCAAATGCAAACAGTAAAAAACAAGGTATGTTTGCAGACACATCAAAGAACAGATTTAGACCATCAGGTTGTAATAGAATGAGCTAGTAGACAGTATAACATATTggttaatattttcaaaggaataaaagaataagaaacctcagatgggtttttgttttagaaaagaccacaacaatttgaaaaaacaaacaaacaaacaaacagatagtctggaaataaaaaaatatacccAGAAAAAATAGGTTAGACGGTAGATTATACATAACTAAAGAGAGAATTAATGAGGTGGAAGATAGATCTTAGGAATTACCCAGAATATCATATACTTAtctatgcaaaaaaatgaaaaaatgaaaaagtgccATTTAGCATTATCTATCAGAATTTAAATTGGGCAAAGCTTTTGACCCAATAATTTCACTTCTTAGAGCATACCCAAGAGAACTACTGGTATATAAGCATTGGCAGGGTATAGCTAAATAAATACTGATCAAACACTTAGAATGCTATGAATCATTACAAAGATTGAAGGAGATTAGTACATGCCCACAGGGAattacctaaaaaatatttttgagtaaaagAAAGCAATTTCAGAGCAATACAAACAGTAACATCACTCATGAAAAACCATATGGAAATCAGGAACAAGGAAGAGATTCTTGGTTATTCAAAGGGAGGACTGGGGTAGAGAAAAATATggggcaggaaaaggaagaagcatCTTCAATAACTGCATCTCTATTTAAGGAGTTCGAGATTTGGTGGGGGGATCTATATAATAAGTGGGAAATGCCAATGCTGCATTAAATCATGGGTCACTTTCACATGGAGCATTGTGGCTCTTCTGCAACTCCTCAGGAACTAACTGTGAGTCACAAGATAGTGTTTAAGAAAATAGTTCTAGGCTGCTTCTTAGAAATATCACGGATGACCAAAGGATAGCCCACATTAATTGTGTTGGTCCAAATCAAGTTTCAAAACAAATTTGATGTTCTCcattattatatacaaataatgagAAGACTAAATGAAGCCCCTGAGACCTTTATGAACCTCAGACAGCATAATGGTGTAGGCATACATAAACACACCTAATTTTCTCAGTCTTGTTGGATTTTCTCCCATTGGATTCTCAGTGGGATGTTGACAAACCTGTGCTTCTCTGACCTGAGGTAAAAGTTTTATATTCTAAATGGTCCTAAATCCTGAGTAAATAAACCCTGTCATATAGAGATGACTCCTAGAGTTTGTCTCTATCATAATATTTGACCAGCAGGTAACAGTCAttctttgttattgatttattaaCGTCCGTGCATTTGTAGCAGGAGCTActagttgtttatttgaaatagaTTCTCAGTTATGAATTATTTGTTTACTGTTATCTATTCCTAAGTGTGTTAACATACAGCATCTCACTTAACAGCAGCCATGTGAGGCaaatattatcttaattttaaaaataaggatattgAGTCTCAGAAGGATTATATAATTTTCAAGGTCACCTGCCAGGTGGCAGACCTTAAATTTATCCCCAGAGCTTTTGGCTCTGaagtcttcttttattttcattgcagcAACAGTACATCACGCTTTTCCATATCATACTGGCACCCACATAGTTCAGCTTGGCTCTGATGTTGTCTTTGGAACGGCTGAGTGTTTCCTGCTGGCTGCCATGGCCTATGATCACTATGTGGCCACCCACTCTCCACTTCTCTACTCTACACACATGTCTTCCAGAGTCTGTATCGTGTTATTGGCTGCTTCCTATCTGGGGGATGGGTGAATGCTTCATCATTTACTGGCTGTTTATTGAGCTTGACTTTCTGTGGACCAAATAAAATCAACCATGTCTTCTGTGACCTCCCACCACTAGTGAAGCTTTCTTGTACCCATATTTATGTTGCTGAAGTATCTCCTGCCATCTTAGGTGGGTCAATCATTGTAATCACATTGTTTATCATAGCTGTTTCATATCTATACATCCTGCACTTGGTCCTGAATATGCACCCCACTGAGGGAAGACACAAGGCCTTCTCTTTTTGTACTTCTCACCTCAGTGCAGCCACTTTGTTTTATGACACAGTCACATTTGTTTATGTCATACCAAAGTCAAGCCACTCATCTGACGATATTAAAGTGGTGTCTGTGTTCTATACAGTGGTGGtccccatgctgaaccccttgATCTACAGTCTGagaaacaaagaggtgaaagaggCAATGAGAAAATTGATGGCTAGAAAAAATAGGTCGTTTTGAAAGAAATTCAGTGTGATTCCAGAAACTGAAAAACTATAGTTTCAGGAACATATGTAATAGATGTTTATGTTGTCCATTAGCCTTATCACTTTATGTGAAGAACTATCTTAAATACACAATGCCAGTATGTTAATTAGTAccaactttaatttaaaattttctaggtcacaaaatatatcatttcatGAAATTCTGCTGGGTtcattttaatgtatacatttcaGCATTAGGAGACCTAGAGactatagttttactttttctctgctttgctcATTGGTTAGAGTCCATGATTAcagagggttttatttttcttctgttaggttattatttttaaaatatcttcttgtaAGTTAGTATCTTAGAAAGCATTGTGTACTCAATGGAAATGCAATTGATAGTAGTGTCAGTCCAGGTCACTTTCTCTGGAAGCCTTGGCCTGTCTTATACAGGGTTATCATAACCTTTGAAATGGAgtcttgaaaatttttatttccacctAGAATAAGAGACCAAAAGAATTTATTCCATACTTTTGCCACCAAAGCAACTCAATCCAGGTAACACAGAAGAACTCTGAAGGCTGAGCCTTTGAGAGTTCCTTTGAAAATTCCCAgtagatttttcatatttttcaaaagtttgtcTCCAAAGACTTGTCTTTGAACCTTTGCTAACAGGCTTTTGAATAGTAGGAAAAACTACTGGGGAGTATTGGTGGGAGGAGGCTAAGGTACAGTGGAACTTTCTTTCAGCAAGCCAATTGGTATAAAATTATGGATTAAGACACCCAGGCTGATGCAGGCAAGGACTACACCTGCGATCCTTCTCCCAAATATCTCCCAAAGTGTTCATTGCCACCACTTCTGTCACGACTTTATTTTAGGTGTTTATGATTGAGCCTGGACAGTTTTCACCCTTCTGAATTACTTCCCTGCCTCCAGAACCTTTTGATTAATCATGTTGAAAGATTAAAATATGGTTTTCCAATTATTACAAAAGTGATGTGTGTTGTATGAATCCTAGAGTAAATGTGGATTCCAATTCTCCCCAATCCAATGTTCCCAGAATATAAATTGGTGAAAGAAGAACTCTTTACAAACAGTCAGGGATAAGAAGACAACTTGCAGAAGGAATAGCTTCAGGAATTCCTGGTAACTCAGGTCTCCTGTGGATGATGCTATTTATCCACAGTTTTTTAGAAAGATAACACCAGAGAGTCCGAGGCTAGTCACCAGGTTTTACAATGAAGTAATCAGGTGGCGTTCCCCCTCATCGCTCTGGACCTCTTATGTtgagcattttaaaaaagcatttgtcagccatttgtatatctccttTCGTGtaatgtctcttcaagtcctttgCCAATTTTATGCTCAGATTGTACTTTTCTTATCGATTTGTTCTTACTATAATCTGTCTACAACTCTTTTGTCAGATTTCTGCATTTGGAAGTTATACTCCCATTCCGGTTTGCCTTATCACTCTCTTAATTGTCTCTTGATGAAcggaagtttttaattttaatgaagtctaatgtaacaacattttccttattgttttgtgttttagtgACAAGTTCAAGAAATCTTTTCCCAATCCAAGGCTACAAAAATATTCTCTCATGTATTCTAAAGGTTTTATACTTTTGAAACTCAGAGTTGGGCTgtaattttactttgtttcaaGTATGAATTAAAAAGGGCAGAGCCAACACATATATTTACTGAGAGAATGTGTGAAACTATGTGGTTTTGCTTGTATTACCAGCTCCTCCTCCAagactgttttttattttattttattttattaattatttattttttaatttacatccaagttagttagcatatagtgcaacaaaaatatcaggagtagattccttaattccccttacccatttagcccatcccctctcccacaacccctccagcaaccctcagtttttctctgtatttaagagtctcttatgttttgtccccctccctgtttttatattctttttgcttcccttatgttcatctgttttgtatcttaaagttctcatatgagtgaagtcatatgatatttgtctttctctgactaatttcacttagcataataccctctagttccatccatgcagttgctaatggcaagatttcattctttttgattgccaagtaatcctccattatgtgtgtgtgtatatatatatatatatatatatacacacacacacataccacaccttctttatccattcatccaccgatggacatttgggctctttccatactttggctattgttgatagtgctgctataaacatcggggtgcgtgtatcccttcgaaacagcacacctgtatcccctggataaatacctagtagtgcaattgctgggtcgtagggtagttctatttttaatcttttgaggaccctccatactgttttccagagtgactgcaccagtttgcattctcaccagcagtacaaaagagatcctctttctccacatcctcgccaacctctgttgttgcctgagttgttaatgttagccattctgacaggtgtgaggtgggatctcgtggttttgatttatatttccctggtgatgagtgatgttgagcattttttcatgtgtcggttggccatctggacgggttgtttggagaagtgtcttttcatgcaAGACTGCTTTTTAGATAAACTCCTTGGAGTGTAGGGGAAGGGAATTTTGGGGTGAAATGATTTACTTTTGCACTAGGGTTACTTCTGATTTCTGTCTGTCCAGGCAGTCCACGATGTCATCTAAGGATTGGCTGATTCCTTCTCATCCCTTCAAGGTCTCTCAGTATAATGCAAGCCAGACTATGCACCTGCCCTCAGATATGCAACCTGTCACAGTTCTCTGCTCACAGGGAAACAATCCCATtacaaaacaccaaaaagaataaaataatctagGAATATATTTAGTGAAGGAGGTGAAACTTCCTTTGTTTACTTTGTAAACTTGTatagtgaaaactataaaatattgataaaagaaattaaataagacccAAGCAAATGTAAAAACATCCTGTGTTCTTAggttggaagacttaatattgttaaaatatccatacctTCCAGGCAGATTCAGTGCATCCCTACCAAAAtctcaatataatttttatagaaatggaaaaaagaattataaaattcatatggaaccacaaagggcccccaaacagccaaaataatcttgagaaggaacagcaaagctataggcatcacatttcctgattcaAAATAATATTGCAAAGCTACATTAATTcaaatagtatggtactgacataaagaCATACGTCTAGGCCAATGAATAGAATAGAGTGCCAGAAATACGTTAATGCATATGCAgtcaaataattttcaacaaaggcacCAAGAATACACAGTGaggaaagtctcttcaataaatggtgttgggaaaactggatatccatattcaaaagaatgaaattgaactctttttttttttaatttaaatacaagttagttaacatatagtgtaataatgacttcaggagtagaatttagtgattcatcgcttatagataacacccagtactcatctcAACAAGGCTTCCTTGATGCccctcgcccatttagcccatccccccacccaacatccctccagcaaccctcagtttgttctctgtatttaagagtctcttatggcttatctccctctctgtttttatattatttttgcttcccttgaaATCTTATCTTaaagtaaacaaaagaataaactcaaaatggattaaagacttaaatgtaagaaataaaactgcaaGAAGAAAACCCCTGGAAGAAAACAGGGGAAAAGTTTCATgtcattggtcttggcaataatgTTTTTGGTATGACATTGAAATCACAGGCAACAAAACCAACGAAATCACAGGCAAACAAAATCACAGGTAACAAAAATagataagtgggactacatcaaacttaaagcttctgcacagcaatgaAAACCATCACCAAAGTGAAAAGGTaactacagaatgagaaaatatttgcaaacgatatatctgataagacattaatttccaaaatatataaggaacaaCTCAGCAAagacaactcaatagcaaaaacaagaAATGGCCAAGAGGTACCAggaaagatactcaacattgctcatcatcatatagatgcaaatcaaaaccatgatgaaatatcacctcatatgTGTcaagatggctattatcaaaaaaacaaaaggtaagtgtaggtgaagggcacctgggaggatcagtcagttaagtgtccaacttcggttcaggtcatgatctcaccatctgtgggtttaagccccgtgtcaggctctgtgctgaaagctctgagcctggagcctgctttggattctgtgtctccctctctctgcccctgcctcactcatgctctgtctctctctctctctctcaaaaataactaaaaacattaaaaaattttaaattttttttaaaaagtaattgtagGTGAGTATGTGGAGAGAGGGCAAACTTTTATAcattgttgctgggaatgcaaaatggtacagctgctatgaaaaccagtatggaggttgctcaattaagaatagaactac from Panthera tigris isolate Pti1 chromosome D1, P.tigris_Pti1_mat1.1, whole genome shotgun sequence includes the following:
- the LOC102959024 gene encoding LOW QUALITY PROTEIN: olfactory receptor 481-like (The sequence of the model RefSeq protein was modified relative to this genomic sequence to represent the inferred CDS: inserted 1 base in 1 codon); protein product: RSPARWQTLNLSPELLALKSSFIFIAATVHHAFPYHTGTHIVQLGSDVVFGTAECFLLAAMAYDHYVATHSPLLYSTHMSSRVCIVLLAASYXGGWVNASSFTGCLLSLTFCGPNKINHVFCDLPPLVKLSCTHIYVAEVSPAILGGSIIVITLFIIAVSYLYILHLVLNMHPTEGRHKAFSFCTSHLSAATLFYDTVTFVYVIPKSSHSSDDIKVVSVFYTVVVPMLNPLIYSLRNKEVKEAMRKLMARKNRSF